From the genome of Flavobacterium luteolum, one region includes:
- a CDS encoding GNAT family N-acetyltransferase: protein MNENKDILIRQAINTDLPKLAEFLQHLVHAERPFDVTLKEGEIFYYSIEEFISDPKSELLVIDFNTQIVGCGYGQIRQAKPFQKHEFFGYLGFMFIDPEFRGKGLNNLLIDRLKKWVLSQGITEVRLEVYHDNEAAVNAYKKAGFKPILTTMRCDISEMDDII, encoded by the coding sequence ATGAATGAAAATAAAGACATATTGATCAGGCAAGCTATAAATACAGATTTACCTAAACTTGCCGAATTTCTGCAACATTTAGTGCACGCAGAAAGACCTTTCGACGTAACATTAAAAGAAGGAGAGATTTTTTATTATAGTATAGAGGAATTTATTTCTGACCCCAAATCAGAACTTTTGGTTATAGATTTTAACACTCAAATCGTTGGTTGTGGATATGGCCAAATCCGACAAGCTAAGCCCTTTCAAAAGCATGAATTTTTCGGGTATCTTGGTTTTATGTTTATAGATCCAGAATTTAGAGGAAAAGGTCTTAATAATCTATTAATTGACCGTCTTAAAAAATGGGTTTTATCTCAAGGAATAACCGAAGTTAGATTAGAGGTATATCATGACAATGAAGCCGCTGTCAACGCTTATAAAAAGGCAGGATTTAAACCAATACTTACTACCATGCGTTGCGATATAAGCGAAATGGATGATATTATTTAA
- a CDS encoding flagellar motor protein MotB has protein sequence MQKHLAILVLLIVFSFRATAQNETYYRTEKVGEKYAYVDVIKTYEKVAAKGYKSVDLFQKLGNSSYSNCELEKAAEWYSELFALTTDLDPVYYYRYAESLRSISENEKADALIEKLKRKPKTSIKKKV, from the coding sequence ATGCAAAAACATTTAGCAATTTTAGTATTGTTAATCGTATTTTCATTTCGCGCCACGGCGCAAAATGAAACTTATTATAGAACCGAAAAAGTCGGCGAAAAATACGCTTATGTTGACGTTATAAAGACCTACGAAAAAGTCGCTGCAAAGGGCTACAAATCTGTAGACTTGTTTCAAAAATTAGGAAATTCATCGTACTCGAATTGCGAACTTGAAAAAGCAGCCGAATGGTACAGCGAACTCTTTGCCCTTACCACAGATTTAGATCCCGTTTACTATTACCGCTACGCAGAATCTTTACGCTCTATTTCTGAAAACGAAAAAGCCGATGCTCTGATTGAAAAATTAAAACGTAAACCAAAAACTTCGATAAAAAAGAAAGTTTAA
- a CDS encoding BRO-N domain-containing protein — translation MKEEGAIQIFEKKKVRAIWDEEQEKWYFSIVDVIQVLTDSPNARKYWSVLKLRLKKEGSELTTNCSQLKMQATDGKYYKTDVVDTEQIFRLIQSIPSPKAEPFKLWLAQIASERLDEMQDPEITIDRALEQYMQLGYSESWINQRLKSIEIRNELTREWKSRGIKEGMEFAILTDIISKAWSGKTTKEYKVLKGLKKENLRDNMSNTELILNMLAEASTKDISSATNPENFDESKEVAKQGGNVAKVALNELESKTGKKVVTSLNSKDFIEKRIEK, via the coding sequence ATGAAAGAAGAAGGTGCTATTCAAATATTTGAAAAGAAGAAAGTAAGGGCAATTTGGGATGAAGAGCAAGAAAAATGGTATTTTTCTATAGTTGATGTTATACAAGTATTAACTGATAGCCCTAATGCAAGGAAGTACTGGAGTGTATTAAAACTTCGTTTAAAAAAAGAAGGAAGTGAGTTGACTACAAATTGTAGTCAACTGAAAATGCAAGCCACTGACGGTAAATATTATAAAACAGATGTTGTAGACACAGAACAAATATTTAGATTAATACAATCTATTCCATCGCCTAAAGCAGAGCCTTTTAAATTATGGCTAGCGCAAATTGCATCTGAACGTTTAGATGAAATGCAAGATCCTGAAATTACAATTGATCGAGCTTTAGAACAATATATGCAATTGGGTTATTCAGAAAGTTGGATTAATCAGAGATTAAAAAGTATCGAAATTCGGAATGAATTGACTAGAGAATGGAAAAGTAGAGGTATAAAGGAAGGAATGGAATTTGCTATTTTAACAGATATTATTTCAAAAGCTTGGTCAGGAAAAACAACTAAAGAATATAAAGTACTGAAAGGGCTTAAAAAGGAGAATTTGCGAGATAATATGTCTAATACTGAATTGATTTTAAACATGCTGGCAGAAGCATCTACAAAAGATATTTCAAGTGCTACAAATCCAGAAAATTTTGATGAAAGTAAAGAAGTAGCAAAACAAGGAGGAAATGTTGCTAAAGTTGCTTTAAACGAATTGGAATCTAAAACAGGAAAAAAAGTAGTAACTTCTTTAAATTCAAAAGATTTTATAGAGAAAAGAATTGAGAAATAA
- a CDS encoding secretion protein, whose amino-acid sequence MTKFTKAGLVAAFFLATVFTYAIDGKGDYILNIKTGNGKVVSFTLDIVENASFSIYDENHNLLYAGDAAADKLEVSKTISLESFPAGTYVLELKANDKVAKHEIKVAAKKIKTVKLDQSVNQSPSFRR is encoded by the coding sequence ATGACAAAATTTACCAAAGCTGGTTTAGTTGCTGCCTTTTTTTTAGCGACTGTGTTTACCTATGCCATTGATGGAAAAGGTGATTATATTTTAAACATTAAAACAGGAAACGGAAAAGTAGTTAGCTTTACTTTAGACATTGTAGAAAATGCATCTTTCTCTATTTATGACGAGAATCACAATTTACTTTATGCAGGAGACGCTGCAGCAGACAAATTGGAGGTTTCAAAAACTATTAGTTTAGAAAGTTTTCCAGCTGGAACTTATGTTCTTGAATTGAAAGCAAACGACAAAGTGGCGAAACACGAAATTAAAGTTGCTGCTAAAAAAATTAAGACTGTAAAGTTAGACCAATCTGTAAACCAGAGTCCTTCTTTCCGTCGTTAA
- a CDS encoding T9SS type A sorting domain-containing protein, protein MKKIAKLSLVAALLFTGISTYAIDGNGDFNLHVLKANGKLITFALNKVQKANLAIYDTDGTLIYSETASGKDGILRTFSLEEFPEGTYFLEVEDSVKKAKYEITIGDNASLSRNAVSYVYKAGFAKNTSVATR, encoded by the coding sequence ATGAAAAAGATTGCAAAATTGAGTTTAGTAGCAGCGTTGCTTTTCACAGGAATAAGCACTTACGCAATTGATGGAAATGGAGATTTTAATCTTCATGTATTAAAAGCTAATGGAAAACTGATCACTTTCGCACTTAACAAAGTACAGAAAGCCAATTTAGCTATTTATGACACAGACGGGACTTTAATCTATTCTGAAACAGCATCTGGAAAAGATGGAATTTTAAGAACTTTTAGTCTAGAAGAATTTCCTGAAGGAACTTATTTTTTAGAAGTAGAAGACAGTGTAAAAAAAGCAAAATACGAAATCACAATAGGAGATAACGCATCTTTATCTAGAAATGCAGTTTCTTATGTTTACAAAGCAGGTTTTGCTAAAAATACAAGTGTTGCTACACGCTAA
- a CDS encoding secretion protein, with amino-acid sequence MKKIVRLSLVAALLFTGISTYAIDGTADFNLHVIKANGKMITFGLNQTQKAYLAIYDKDGSLIYSETASGKDGILRTFSLEEFPEGTYFLEVENDAKKAKYEITITDDATILSKNAVSSVYKPGFAKNTSVAAR; translated from the coding sequence ATGAAAAAGATTGTTAGATTGAGTTTAGTAGCAGCATTGCTTTTCACAGGAATAAGCACTTATGCAATTGATGGAACAGCAGACTTTAATCTGCATGTTATTAAAGCTAATGGGAAAATGATCACATTTGGTCTTAACCAAACACAAAAAGCCTACTTAGCTATTTATGACAAAGACGGATCTCTTATTTATTCTGAAACTGCTTCAGGTAAAGATGGAATTCTAAGAACATTTAGCTTAGAAGAATTTCCAGAAGGAACTTACTTCTTAGAAGTAGAAAACGATGCAAAAAAAGCAAAATACGAAATCACAATAACTGACGATGCTACTATTTTATCTAAAAATGCAGTTTCTTCAGTTTACAAACCAGGTTTTGCTAAAAATACAAGCGTGGCAGCACGCTAA
- a CDS encoding DUF3244 domain-containing protein, with protein sequence MKKVMKLSLVCAVLLTGMSTYAIDGNEALNLHVLKGNGKVIAFGINQLQKAVISISDTNGNVIYTENASGKDGILRTFSLEEFPQGKYILEVADSFKKVKYDITVNANSSVLSSKGTVSVN encoded by the coding sequence ATGAAAAAGGTTATGAAATTAAGTTTAGTATGTGCAGTACTTCTAACAGGAATGAGTACTTATGCAATTGATGGAAATGAAGCGTTAAATCTTCATGTATTAAAAGGAAATGGCAAGGTAATTGCTTTTGGAATTAATCAATTACAAAAAGCAGTTATTAGTATATCTGATACAAATGGTAATGTAATCTATACTGAGAATGCTTCTGGTAAAGACGGAATCTTAAGAACTTTCAGTTTAGAAGAATTCCCTCAAGGAAAATATATTTTAGAGGTTGCTGACAGCTTCAAAAAAGTAAAATACGATATCACTGTTAACGCTAATAGTTCTGTTTTGTCTTCAAAAGGAACAGTTTCTGTTAACTAA
- a CDS encoding AraC family transcriptional regulator produces MKTIAPALEVITNSYGSSFTYAKHAEKTNSKAHLWHYHPEIELVYINGGAGKRQIGSHVSYYTNGSLLLIGANLPHCGFTNEQTGNTTETVIHIKPEFLGSDFFVAPEMRKVQNILKQAKGGIAFGGETKKRIGKKIEMMENEPPFQRLMTLLSVLDELESAEEYTILNADGFSMELQTQDNDRMNVVFNFVKDHFQESISIDEVSSLVSMTTPSFCRYFKKISNKTFTEFVNEYRLVHASKLLAEQPMSINEVCYESGFNNFSHFSKSFKQYTGKSASQYRHEHKIIIS; encoded by the coding sequence ATGAAGACAATTGCCCCAGCTCTTGAAGTGATAACTAACTCATACGGAAGTTCTTTTACCTACGCTAAACACGCCGAAAAGACCAATAGTAAAGCTCATTTATGGCACTATCATCCAGAAATTGAGTTGGTCTATATAAACGGTGGGGCAGGGAAGAGACAAATAGGAAGCCATGTTTCTTATTATACCAATGGTAGTTTACTTTTAATAGGAGCTAATTTGCCGCATTGCGGTTTTACAAATGAGCAGACTGGAAATACAACGGAAACCGTTATCCATATTAAGCCTGAATTTTTAGGAAGCGACTTTTTTGTGGCTCCCGAAATGAGAAAAGTTCAGAATATTTTAAAGCAAGCTAAAGGCGGAATCGCTTTTGGTGGCGAAACGAAAAAGCGTATCGGAAAGAAAATTGAAATGATGGAAAATGAACCGCCATTTCAGAGATTAATGACGCTTTTGAGTGTTTTAGACGAATTGGAATCGGCTGAAGAATATACCATCTTAAATGCTGACGGGTTTTCGATGGAATTGCAAACGCAAGACAACGATCGTATGAATGTGGTTTTCAATTTTGTGAAAGATCATTTTCAGGAATCTATTTCTATAGATGAGGTTTCGAGTCTGGTAAGCATGACTACGCCATCTTTCTGCCGTTATTTCAAGAAGATTTCAAACAAGACATTTACTGAGTTTGTAAATGAATATCGTTTAGTGCACGCTTCAAAACTTTTGGCAGAACAGCCTATGAGTATTAATGAGGTTTGTTACGAAAGCGGTTTCAATAATTTCAGCCACTTTAGTAAATCGTTTAAACAATACACCGGTAAAAGCGCTTCGCAATACCGTCATGAACATAAGATTATTATTAGTTGA
- a CDS encoding alpha/beta hydrolase, whose protein sequence is MKKFKMLLSAFLLCLTTMTYAAKVDTLQVASTAMGKTYKAAVVLPNSYAKSKSTFPVMYLLHGAYGHFSDWLKNTPNKKLVHNLADQYNMIIVMPEGETFSFYIDSPVNKESQFETFITQEVIQKIDKTYRTIANKNGRVITGLSMGGHGALYLSARHPDLFCAAGSMSGAVDMSTMLNRDSSAQIVKLMQPVFGDKSGNTELYEQNSVLRMADKLKSNKLPLIIDCGVDDFLIEPNRELHRRLVYNKVDHDYTERPGAHTWDYWENSLPYHALFFNKILAKNQVTAKK, encoded by the coding sequence ATGAAGAAATTTAAAATGCTATTGTCTGCATTTTTGCTTTGTCTTACCACCATGACATACGCTGCAAAAGTAGACACACTTCAAGTTGCGAGTACCGCTATGGGTAAAACCTATAAGGCAGCGGTAGTTTTACCAAATTCTTATGCAAAAAGCAAATCGACTTTTCCGGTAATGTATCTTCTGCATGGTGCGTACGGACATTTTAGCGATTGGCTAAAAAATACGCCAAACAAAAAACTGGTTCATAATCTAGCAGATCAATACAATATGATTATTGTAATGCCAGAAGGAGAAACGTTTAGTTTTTATATTGATAGTCCTGTAAATAAAGAAAGTCAGTTTGAAACTTTTATTACGCAGGAAGTTATTCAGAAAATAGATAAAACATACCGAACTATTGCTAATAAAAACGGAAGAGTAATAACAGGACTTTCTATGGGCGGACACGGTGCATTGTATTTGTCTGCGAGACATCCAGATTTGTTTTGTGCAGCTGGAAGTATGAGCGGTGCTGTAGATATGAGTACGATGCTTAATAGAGATTCTTCGGCTCAAATTGTAAAATTAATGCAGCCTGTTTTTGGTGATAAAAGCGGAAACACCGAATTGTATGAACAAAATTCTGTTTTAAGAATGGCGGATAAACTCAAATCGAACAAATTACCTTTAATAATAGATTGCGGAGTAGACGATTTTTTGATTGAGCCAAATAGAGAATTACACAGAAGATTGGTTTATAATAAAGTGGATCACGATTATACAGAACGTCCAGGAGCTCATACTTGGGATTATTGGGAAAATTCACTTCCGTATCACGCTTTATTTTTTAATAAAATACTAGCTAAAAATCAGGTGACTGCAAAAAAATAA
- a CDS encoding TerC family protein, with amino-acid sequence MIVWSLFLLAVVFILALDLGVFNKTPHIISTKEASKWTLVWVTLSFLFSGVIYWLYTTDYIDNPDNLKPAVASMKFITGYLIELSLSVDNIFVIAIIFASFKIPQKYQHRVLFWGILGAIVFRGLMIFFGVMLINKFSWTTYVFGVFLIFTAIKMLFSGEEEDFHPKDSFIYKALGKVMPITAETDGEKFFISTKTAKKAATPLFVALIVIEVMDVLFAVDSVPAILAITKDPFLVFSSNIFAILGLRSMYFFLANMLAKFSYLEYSLVAILAFVGLKMLLHDFFHVPEWASLGFIALSLLVGILVSLKFGPEKVLNDSSSEE; translated from the coding sequence ATGATAGTCTGGTCACTCTTTTTACTTGCTGTAGTTTTTATTCTTGCTTTAGATTTAGGTGTCTTTAATAAAACGCCACATATTATTAGTACAAAAGAAGCCAGCAAATGGACCTTAGTTTGGGTTACTTTATCTTTCCTCTTTTCGGGAGTAATTTATTGGCTTTACACCACAGACTATATTGATAATCCAGACAATTTGAAACCAGCTGTCGCTTCAATGAAGTTTATTACGGGTTATTTGATCGAGCTTTCGCTGAGTGTCGATAATATCTTTGTTATCGCTATTATCTTTGCTTCATTCAAAATTCCGCAAAAATACCAGCACCGTGTTTTATTCTGGGGAATCTTAGGCGCTATTGTTTTCCGCGGATTAATGATTTTCTTCGGAGTTATGCTAATTAACAAATTCTCTTGGACAACGTATGTCTTTGGAGTTTTCTTAATATTTACCGCAATAAAAATGCTTTTTTCGGGAGAAGAAGAAGATTTCCACCCAAAAGATTCTTTTATCTATAAAGCTTTAGGCAAAGTTATGCCGATTACAGCAGAGACAGATGGCGAGAAGTTTTTCATTTCGACCAAAACTGCAAAAAAAGCAGCTACTCCATTATTTGTAGCTTTAATTGTTATCGAAGTGATGGACGTTTTATTTGCTGTAGATAGTGTTCCAGCAATTCTTGCTATTACCAAAGATCCGTTTTTAGTATTTAGTTCGAATATTTTTGCGATTCTTGGATTACGTTCTATGTATTTCTTCTTAGCAAATATGCTGGCAAAATTCAGTTATTTAGAATACAGCTTAGTTGCAATTCTAGCTTTCGTTGGATTAAAAATGCTTTTACACGATTTCTTCCACGTTCCAGAATGGGCTTCTTTAGGATTTATTGCTTTATCTCTTCTAGTAGGAATTCTAGTTTCTCTTAAATTTGGCCCAGAAAAGGTTTTAAATGATTCGTCAAGCGAAGAATAA
- a CDS encoding glutamine synthetase beta-grasp domain-containing protein: MAKIKLEYIWLDGYEPTQNLRSKTKVEEHENFKGTLEELGNWSFDGSSTKQAEGGSSDCLLVPVAIYPDPTRINGWLVMSEVMYADGTPHPSNGRATIDDDNDDFWFGFEQEYFIMDTKTQLPLGFPVGGYPAPQGMYYCSVGGKNTHGRKLVEEHADLCIAAGINFEGINQEVACGQWEFQLFAKGAKKAGDEIWVARYLLDRLTEKYGYYIEYHPKPLGDTDWNGSGMHANFSNEVLRTCGDQATYERICEAFRPVTAEHIAVYGAYNDQRLTGKHETASIHDFSYGVSDRGCSIRIPLMTVQKGWKGWLEDRRPASNGDPYKIAARIIKTVKSAL, translated from the coding sequence ATGGCTAAAATTAAGTTAGAGTACATTTGGTTAGATGGATATGAACCAACTCAAAATCTTAGAAGTAAAACTAAAGTTGAAGAGCACGAAAACTTCAAAGGAACATTAGAAGAACTTGGAAACTGGTCATTTGATGGTTCGTCAACTAAACAAGCTGAAGGTGGTTCTTCTGACTGTCTTTTAGTACCTGTTGCAATTTATCCAGATCCAACTCGTATCAACGGATGGTTAGTAATGTCTGAAGTTATGTACGCAGACGGAACTCCACACCCTTCTAACGGTAGAGCTACAATTGATGATGATAATGATGATTTTTGGTTTGGTTTCGAACAAGAGTATTTCATTATGGATACTAAAACACAACTTCCACTTGGTTTCCCAGTTGGAGGATACCCTGCTCCACAAGGGATGTACTACTGTTCTGTAGGTGGAAAAAACACACACGGTAGAAAATTAGTTGAAGAGCATGCTGATTTATGTATCGCTGCTGGAATCAACTTTGAAGGAATCAACCAAGAGGTTGCTTGCGGACAATGGGAATTCCAATTATTCGCTAAAGGTGCTAAAAAAGCTGGAGATGAAATCTGGGTTGCTCGTTACCTATTAGACCGTTTAACTGAGAAATATGGTTACTATATTGAATATCACCCAAAACCTCTAGGAGATACAGACTGGAATGGTTCTGGAATGCATGCTAACTTCTCTAACGAAGTTTTAAGAACATGTGGAGACCAAGCAACTTACGAAAGAATCTGTGAAGCTTTCCGTCCTGTTACTGCTGAACACATTGCAGTTTACGGAGCTTACAACGATCAGCGTTTAACTGGTAAGCACGAAACTGCTTCTATCCACGATTTCTCTTATGGAGTTTCAGACAGAGGATGTTCTATCAGAATTCCTTTAATGACTGTTCAAAAAGGTTGGAAAGGATGGTTGGAAGACAGAAGACCAGCTTCAAACGGAGACCCTTACAAAATTGCTGCTAGAATTATCAAAACTGTTAAATCAGCGCTATAA